In a single window of the Acetivibrio clariflavus DSM 19732 genome:
- a CDS encoding cellulase family glycosylhydrolase, whose product MYIKQFIRKQALLFSLILVITSLLGSINVFASTAYTGMRDISALELTREMRVGWNLGNTLDAFSSSASGLDTETCWGNPKTTKAMIDKIKEMGFNTVRIPVTWSGHVGPAPNYTIDSAWLDRVEEVVNYVLDNDMYAIINLHHEESSWLIPTYSNQQNVTAQLTKLWEQIANRFKNYSDYLIFETMNEPRVVGSPNEWTGGTYENRAVINSLNAAAVNTIRSTGGNNAKRFIMIPTHAASSITEAMNDLVIPNNDSRVIVSIHMYSPYYFAMVANATATWGSNSDKASLSSELDAIYNKFIKNGRAVVIGEFGTIDKNNLSSRVAHAEYYASEARKRGIPVIWWDNGYYGPGNGDSYAIFNRRALTWYYPEIAQALVRASGYTGPTTTPTTIITPTPTATPVPTPTTSYVYGDVDGNDIVNSIDYAYIKQYLLGMITEFPGANGMHNADVDGSGSINSIDFAYVKQYLLGMISKFPAEENASATPTPGSNATPGILYNGRFSTSNPAGPICAWSGSNVELNFYGTEVSATIRSTGENWFQAFIDGVGQTPFCVNNTTLTVKLASGLSEGNHHLLLWKRTEASQGEAQFLGFDFGSGKLLNPPAPKERKIEFIGDSITCAYGNEGLSKEQSFTPKNENSYMSYAAITARNLNASANLIAWSGIGVCRNYGGAAGPLMGERYLYTLPYSNVKWDFKNYIPQVVVINLGTNDYSTAIPDNATFINAYRDLLSTVRSNYPDAHIFCAVGPMLWGTGLEVCRNNIKSIVNSLNQTGDSKVYFIEFPQQDGSNGYGEDWHPSIKTHELMAEQLTKAIQEKLGWY is encoded by the coding sequence ATGTATATCAAGCAGTTTATCAGAAAACAAGCATTGTTATTTTCCTTAATTCTCGTAATCACATCCCTTTTGGGCAGCATCAATGTTTTCGCATCCACTGCTTATACAGGAATGCGGGACATATCTGCCTTGGAGTTAACAAGAGAAATGAGAGTCGGATGGAACTTAGGTAACACATTAGATGCCTTTTCATCCTCTGCAAGCGGTTTGGATACAGAAACTTGCTGGGGAAATCCCAAAACAACCAAAGCCATGATTGATAAAATAAAAGAAATGGGTTTCAATACCGTTCGAATCCCTGTAACCTGGTCAGGTCATGTTGGTCCTGCTCCAAACTACACTATTGATTCGGCATGGTTAGACAGAGTGGAAGAAGTGGTAAACTATGTCCTTGATAACGACATGTACGCCATCATTAACCTTCACCACGAAGAAAGCTCCTGGCTTATCCCTACCTATTCAAATCAACAAAATGTCACAGCCCAGCTTACAAAGCTTTGGGAACAGATAGCAAATAGGTTTAAAAATTATAGCGACTACTTAATCTTCGAAACAATGAATGAACCCAGAGTTGTTGGTTCACCTAATGAATGGACAGGCGGTACATACGAAAACCGTGCAGTAATAAACAGCCTTAACGCAGCTGCTGTTAACACCATCAGATCTACCGGCGGAAATAATGCGAAAAGATTTATAATGATACCAACCCATGCTGCATCCTCAATAACTGAGGCTATGAACGACCTTGTTATACCAAACAACGACAGCAGAGTTATTGTGTCTATACATATGTACTCACCATATTATTTTGCCATGGTGGCAAACGCTACAGCAACATGGGGTTCAAATTCCGACAAAGCTTCTCTTTCCAGTGAGCTTGATGCCATTTACAATAAGTTCATTAAGAACGGAAGAGCTGTAGTTATAGGTGAGTTTGGAACAATTGATAAAAACAATTTATCCTCTAGAGTTGCTCATGCAGAATACTATGCTTCTGAGGCAAGAAAAAGAGGTATTCCTGTTATATGGTGGGACAACGGATATTATGGTCCCGGCAATGGCGACAGTTATGCCATATTTAACAGAAGAGCACTTACATGGTATTATCCTGAAATTGCTCAGGCCCTTGTAAGAGCTTCGGGCTATACTGGTCCAACTACCACTCCTACAACCATAATTACACCTACTCCTACAGCAACACCTGTTCCTACACCAACAACATCCTATGTATATGGTGATGTAGATGGAAATGATATTGTCAACTCCATTGACTATGCATATATAAAACAATATTTATTGGGGATGATTACCGAATTCCCCGGAGCTAACGGCATGCATAATGCCGATGTGGATGGAAGCGGAAGTATTAATTCTATTGATTTTGCATATGTAAAGCAATATCTATTAGGTATGATATCCAAATTCCCGGCTGAAGAAAATGCATCAGCAACTCCGACACCCGGCTCCAATGCTACTCCCGGTATTTTATATAACGGAAGATTCAGCACTTCTAACCCGGCAGGACCTATTTGCGCATGGTCCGGTTCCAACGTTGAACTTAACTTCTACGGAACTGAAGTTAGTGCCACCATCAGATCTACAGGCGAAAACTGGTTCCAGGCTTTCATAGACGGCGTTGGACAAACTCCGTTTTGTGTTAATAACACCACATTAACAGTAAAACTGGCAAGTGGACTTTCAGAGGGAAATCACCATCTTCTTTTGTGGAAAAGGACAGAAGCTTCGCAAGGTGAGGCACAGTTCCTTGGATTTGATTTCGGTTCGGGAAAACTTTTAAATCCGCCTGCTCCAAAGGAAAGAAAAATAGAATTTATCGGTGATTCCATAACATGTGCCTATGGAAATGAAGGCTTGAGCAAGGAACAGAGTTTCACTCCCAAGAATGAGAACAGCTATATGTCTTATGCAGCAATCACTGCACGTAATTTGAATGCAAGTGCAAACTTAATTGCCTGGTCGGGAATAGGAGTTTGCAGAAACTACGGCGGTGCTGCCGGACCTCTCATGGGTGAACGCTATCTGTATACATTGCCATACAGCAATGTTAAATGGGACTTTAAAAACTATATACCCCAGGTAGTTGTTATTAACCTCGGTACAAATGATTACTCCACCGCTATTCCCGATAATGCTACATTTATAAATGCATATAGAGATCTTCTTTCAACTGTCCGTTCCAATTACCCTGATGCACATATTTTCTGCGCTGTTGGCCCTATGCTTTGGGGAACAGGTTTGGAAGTATGCCGCAATAATATCAAATCCATTGTAAATTCACTTAATCAGACAGGTGATTCAAAGGTATATTTCATTGAGTTCCCGCAGCAAGATGGAAGTAACGGATACGGAGAAGATTGGCATCCAAGTATTAAAACTCATGAATTGATGGCTGAACAGCTTACCAAAGCAATACAAGAAAAGCTCGGATGGTATTAA
- a CDS encoding leucine-rich repeat protein, whose translation MKKSISLLLVFCVIACFSLFRLIADNSYACELCEARKYLPDRVVGDLNLDGEINSVDCVIMKAYLLGIYTNLENDKERFGAADINSDGNVNSIDYAILRKYLLGMGELPTPSPKPMPSVTPTPRIITESGYEFNLDTGTIVKCVDNYVTVTIPSELRGVKVKAIGDKAFSSCKYLTSLTISEGISCIGSEAFSGCENLVSVTLPNSINCIDSNAFEGCKELKKAIFMGNEPEYMGNNVFADVHPDFTIIVSADSAGFGKPNPYNSETLWEWSVNSNPVYNVVLAEDEIIVFKSEYLRLVILDKIGKNEYDIIYKNEADKITELSLFKPIDLSELSKFPNLDYLSIGLISEPFDISPLANLKNLTRLDIFDSDISDISPLKNLTNLTYLSLSYNNISDISPLENLTNLAYLKLDCNNITDITPLKNLVSLKSLDIRGNNIEDLTPLEKLNELIWLYY comes from the coding sequence ATGAAAAAAAGTATTTCTTTATTACTTGTTTTTTGTGTTATTGCATGCTTTTCATTATTCCGGCTTATTGCAGACAATTCATACGCATGTGAGTTATGTGAAGCAAGGAAATATCTTCCTGATCGTGTAGTAGGCGATTTAAATTTGGATGGTGAAATAAATTCCGTGGATTGTGTAATAATGAAAGCTTATTTGCTAGGCATATATACCAATTTAGAAAATGATAAAGAAAGATTTGGCGCAGCAGATATAAACAGTGACGGTAATGTGAATTCCATAGATTATGCAATTCTTAGAAAATACTTGTTAGGTATGGGAGAATTGCCAACACCAAGTCCTAAACCAATGCCATCAGTTACTCCAACACCTAGAATTATAACCGAATCGGGTTATGAATTTAATTTAGACACCGGAACAATAGTTAAGTGTGTGGATAACTATGTCACTGTAACAATACCATCCGAACTCAGAGGTGTAAAAGTAAAAGCCATAGGTGATAAAGCATTCAGCTCTTGTAAATACTTAACAAGCTTAACAATTTCAGAGGGTATATCCTGCATAGGCTCTGAGGCTTTTTCAGGATGTGAGAATTTGGTAAGCGTAACGTTACCGAATAGTATAAACTGCATAGATTCAAATGCTTTCGAGGGATGTAAAGAATTGAAAAAGGCAATATTCATGGGCAATGAACCGGAATATATGGGTAATAATGTTTTTGCCGACGTACACCCGGATTTTACAATTATAGTTTCTGCTGATTCAGCAGGATTCGGAAAGCCAAATCCCTATAATAGCGAAACATTATGGGAATGGTCTGTAAATTCAAACCCGGTATATAATGTTGTCCTTGCCGAAGATGAAATAATAGTTTTTAAAAGTGAATATTTGAGACTCGTTATCCTAGATAAAATCGGTAAGAATGAATATGACATTATTTATAAAAATGAAGCTGATAAGATTACTGAATTAAGTCTATTTAAGCCAATTGATTTGTCAGAGCTATCAAAATTTCCGAATTTAGATTATTTAAGTATAGGCTTAATTTCCGAACCTTTTGATATATCACCCCTTGCGAACCTCAAAAATTTGACCCGATTGGATATATTCGATTCAGACATAAGTGATATATCGCCGCTTAAAAACCTTACCAATTTAACTTATTTGAGTTTATCTTACAACAATATAAGTGACATATCACCGCTTGAAAACCTGACTAATCTAGCTTATTTGAAATTAGACTGTAACAATATTACCGATATAACACCGCTCAAAAATCTTGTTAGTCTAAAATCTTTGGACATAAGAGGAAATAATATAGAGGATCTTACACCGCTTGAAAAACTTAATGAATTGATTTGGCTTTACTATTAG
- the istA gene encoding IS21 family transposase, which yields MHTTIQTLSKKGYNKTQIAKILEIDRKTVRRVLNELNEKGIVERKETCSILDPYKEYIQIQVTKDLKAIRIYQDLVREFGFQGSYDTVKKYVAKIKKSPPKAYMVLHSLPGEEAQVDFGYIGTIKLPDGKYKKAWVFVMELSYSRYMYVQIVFDQSISTFIDCHKKAFRYFGGVPQNIKIDNLKAAVLEADFYEPVVQRNYAAFASHYGFSPEPCRVATPTDKGKVESNIKYVKDNCFKAREFKDIDEAKAFLMEWLETIANVRIHGTTKKVPSEEFNSYEKEKLLPLPTEEYNISEITSATVMPNCHISYRGNYYSVPYAYIGEEVDIVIIDNLLKAVYKDKEIALHPVEKNEKGKFFTDKNHYPDYKNITANEIKSRYREKMSEIGKHAAIFFEKFLEQVGTKYNYRAIAGIISLRKKYDNATIDNACHRAYMYNALKYKTVKRICEQGIDSLPVETNQTYINSEETFLSRPLSEYSKLLN from the coding sequence ATGCATACAACAATACAAACTTTATCAAAAAAAGGATATAACAAGACACAAATTGCAAAAATACTTGAAATTGACAGAAAGACCGTAAGACGGGTTCTTAATGAACTTAATGAGAAAGGAATTGTTGAAAGAAAAGAAACTTGCTCAATACTTGATCCATATAAGGAATATATTCAGATACAAGTAACTAAAGACTTAAAAGCAATAAGAATATATCAGGATTTAGTGCGAGAATTTGGATTTCAGGGTAGTTATGACACTGTAAAAAAATATGTTGCTAAAATAAAAAAATCTCCACCTAAAGCATATATGGTACTACACAGTCTTCCCGGTGAAGAGGCACAAGTGGACTTTGGATATATTGGCACTATTAAACTTCCGGACGGCAAGTACAAAAAGGCTTGGGTTTTTGTAATGGAACTCAGCTATTCCAGATATATGTATGTTCAAATTGTATTTGATCAGAGTATTTCAACATTCATAGATTGTCATAAAAAAGCTTTTAGATATTTTGGAGGAGTACCACAGAATATAAAAATCGATAATCTTAAAGCAGCTGTATTGGAAGCCGACTTTTATGAACCTGTTGTCCAAAGGAATTATGCAGCATTTGCTTCTCATTATGGATTTTCTCCCGAACCATGTAGGGTAGCAACACCTACTGATAAGGGAAAGGTAGAATCAAATATAAAATATGTGAAGGATAACTGCTTTAAAGCACGAGAATTTAAAGATATTGATGAAGCCAAAGCGTTTTTAATGGAGTGGCTTGAGACTATAGCTAATGTTAGAATACACGGTACAACAAAAAAAGTTCCATCTGAAGAATTCAATTCGTATGAAAAAGAAAAACTTCTCCCTCTTCCTACGGAAGAATACAACATATCTGAAATAACTTCGGCAACTGTGATGCCAAACTGTCACATCTCATATAGGGGGAACTACTATTCTGTACCGTATGCATACATTGGTGAGGAGGTTGATATTGTTATCATAGATAATCTACTTAAGGCAGTATATAAGGATAAAGAAATAGCCCTTCATCCCGTAGAAAAGAATGAAAAGGGCAAATTCTTCACAGATAAAAATCATTATCCTGATTATAAAAATATCACGGCTAATGAGATAAAGTCAAGATATCGAGAGAAAATGAGTGAAATTGGAAAACATGCAGCTATATTTTTTGAGAAATTCTTAGAGCAGGTAGGCACAAAATATAACTATCGAGCTATTGCAGGAATAATTTCCTTAAGGAAAAAGTATGACAATGCAACTATTGATAATGCCTGCCATAGGGCATATATGTACAATGCACTGAAATATAAAACGGTAAAACGAATTTGTGAACAGGGAATTGATTCGCTGCCTGTAGAAACAAACCAAACATATATTAACTCTGAAGAAACCTTTTTATCAAGGCCATTATCAGAGTATTCAAAACTTCTAAATTGA
- a CDS encoding GNAT family N-acetyltransferase codes for MLIRKMTVEDIPKLALLYKQFWNEDSCVETMIKQFEKLQKSNTHILLSAVENGELIGSVMGIICEDLYGKCEPFMVIENMIVDEKYRRKGVGRAVIQEIEKQAMDLNCTLIILVTETNRDDACSFYASLGYDPDTHKGFKKKLK; via the coding sequence ATGCTGATACGTAAGATGACTGTAGAGGATATTCCAAAATTAGCTTTGCTCTATAAGCAATTTTGGAATGAGGATTCTTGTGTAGAGACTATGATTAAGCAGTTTGAAAAATTACAAAAAAGTAATACACATATTTTATTAAGTGCTGTTGAAAATGGAGAATTGATTGGCTCAGTTATGGGGATTATTTGTGAAGATTTGTATGGTAAATGTGAGCCCTTTATGGTGATTGAAAACATGATAGTTGATGAAAAATATAGAAGAAAGGGCGTTGGCAGAGCAGTAATTCAGGAAATTGAAAAACAGGCAATGGATTTGAATTGTACTCTGATTATTCTTGTGACTGAAACAAATAGAGATGATGCCTGCAGTTTTTATGCCTCTTTAGGGTATGATCCCGATACGCATAAGGGATTTAAGAAAAAGCTGAAGTGA
- the istB gene encoding IS21-like element helper ATPase IstB, with protein MNDLMFSRLRQLKLSGFIKTVEARNEQAIKEQMSYMEFLELLLSDEFSNRKDNGNKKRMQKAKFPQIKTLEEYQFNQQPSINKRFIYNLATCEFVRKKENVAFIGPPGTGKTHLGIALGVKAISQGYNVLFTTINHMLEDLYLSRADNSFSQRLKYYTNPDLLILDELGLKKLNQNSVDDFYEIVSRRYEKGSIIITSNKVFDEWGRIFYDPVLATAILDRFIHHCHFVVIKGESYRMKQSKESLKAISTKVQENE; from the coding sequence ATGAATGATTTAATGTTTTCAAGATTAAGGCAGTTAAAGCTATCGGGGTTCATAAAAACAGTGGAGGCAAGAAATGAGCAAGCTATTAAAGAGCAGATGTCTTACATGGAATTCTTAGAGTTGCTATTAAGTGATGAATTTTCGAACCGTAAAGATAATGGTAATAAAAAGAGGATGCAAAAGGCAAAATTTCCTCAAATAAAGACACTAGAGGAATATCAGTTTAATCAACAGCCCTCTATTAATAAAAGATTTATATACAATTTGGCAACCTGTGAATTTGTCCGCAAGAAAGAAAATGTAGCCTTCATAGGACCGCCAGGTACTGGAAAAACTCATTTAGGTATAGCACTTGGAGTAAAAGCTATATCTCAAGGATACAATGTATTATTTACAACAATAAACCATATGCTTGAAGACTTATATTTATCGAGAGCCGACAATTCTTTTAGTCAAAGGCTGAAGTACTACACAAATCCAGATTTACTTATACTAGATGAACTAGGACTAAAAAAGCTTAATCAGAATAGCGTAGATGACTTTTATGAAATCGTATCGAGAAGATATGAGAAAGGCTCTATAATAATAACTTCAAACAAAGTTTTTGATGAGTGGGGTAGAATATTCTACGACCCAGTTTTAGCAACAGCAATATTAGATAGGTTTATTCATCATTGTCACTTTGTAGTTATAAAAGGCGAAAGCTATCGAATGAAGCAAAGCAAGGAAAGCCTTAAAGCTATATCCACAAAAGTGCAAGAGAATGAATAA